The Dioscorea cayenensis subsp. rotundata cultivar TDr96_F1 chromosome 19, TDr96_F1_v2_PseudoChromosome.rev07_lg8_w22 25.fasta, whole genome shotgun sequence genome includes a window with the following:
- the LOC120249704 gene encoding L10-interacting MYB domain-containing protein-like translates to MLTTEERRERRRRKGKPFNFEIGEIQTKIMDTITAAGPLRSRLFWTTEMDKVFLSLLVEHAPNRDKEGSTFKREVWLDMLVRFNEKTDMNIDTDQLKNRLRFYRHEYRTVMFLRSLPEFGWDEKKQLVVADEACWSKSITKHRAAKFYKQKPVTCFRELEIIFGPSKDNGNRSCSGQDTDALEEDTIEGMDGFEATEVSNLNVVSKDENNDPSEPSTTPNTTNLLTAQPPQQSNIINHRKRHRSYSGVTLTSNRHQDISERKVESVPASLGTDPFKCLDKCISELNMMEGLDDDLYVKTLIILRDEYNRCVFLRTNGHRRLAWLRVATRVADV, encoded by the exons ATGCTAACAACGGAGGAACGCcgggagaggagaagaagaaaaggaaagccTTTCAATTTCGAGATTGGG GAGATACAGACAAAGATTATGGATACCATTACAGCTGCAGGGCCATTGCGTAGTAGGTTATTTTGGACTACTGAAATGGATAAAGTTTTTCTGTCATTGTTGGTCGAGCACGCCCCTAACAGAGATAAGGAGGGTTCAACATTCAAAAGAGAAGTATGGCTGGACATGCTGGTTAGATTCAACGAGAAGACAGACATGAATATTGATACTGATCAACTGAAGAACCGGCTGAGATTCTATAGACATGAGTACAGGACTGTAATGTTTCTCAGGAGTCTCCCTGAGTTCGGTTGGGATGAGAAAAAACAACTCGTGGTCGCTGATGAAGCTTGCTGGAGCAAAAGCATTACT AAACATAGGGCAGCAAAGTTTTACAAACAAAAACCAGTCACTTGTTTTCGAGAGCTGGAGATCATTTTTGGTCCATCAAAAGACAATGGGAATCGATCATGCTCTGGTCAAGACACTGATGCATTGGAGGAAGACACGATCGAGGGGATGGATGGATTTGAAGCAACCGAAGTATCTAACCTAAATGTAGTATCGAAAGATGAGAATAATGATCCTAGTGAGCCTTCCACTACTCCAAACACAACAAACTTGTTGACAGCACAACCTCCACAGCAATCAAACATCATCAATCATCGCAAAAGACACCGATCATATTCCGGTGTGACACTGACGTCAAACAGACATCAAGACATTTCTGAGAGGAAGGTAGAGTCAGTACCTGCGAGTTTAGGGACTGATCCATTCAAATGCTTGGATAAATGCATAAGTGAGCTGAATATGATGGAAGGTTTGGATGATGACCTTTAcgtcaaaacattaatcatattgAGAGATGAATACAACAGATGTGTATTCCTAAGGACAAATGGCCACAGACGTCTAGCTTGGCTACGGGTTGCTACTCGCGTCGCAGATGTTTAG
- the LOC120249863 gene encoding pheophytinase, chloroplastic: METLPFCCSLVSCYRLSSLDCKSLGNNFSLRQSRALVNGRTVVMFASAKSMASFGTPCQDSYEIENLYKKEGARLLGLLEEYSNHASSQSAKDNCNYYVADGNTGLRGVSTEADEVTKILIPGLPEGSDGNNGSPISSCFWEWKPKLSVHYEKSGSENVGAPAVLFLPGFGVGTFHYEKQLRDLGQEYRVWALDFLGQGMSLPSEDPAPSGKMGDTSDEKEVAWGFGDESEPWAHELVYSVDLWQDQVKHFIEEVIGEPVYLVGNSLGGFVASYFAACNPQLVKGVTLLNATPFWGFLPNPIRSPQLSKIFPWAGTFPLPENVKKLTQFVWQKISDPVSIQEVLKQVYADHSIKVDNVFSRIIETTQHPAAAAAFASIMFAPKGQLSFQEALSRCKMQSVPICLMYGKEDPWVRPVWGLKVKHQLPEAPYYEISPAGHCPHDEVPEVVNYLLRGWIKNLESQGSASLPLLEELKSIKYGVSRELEYINDGTRKSVQVRAYGSKFSIWNMIRSFMKSRSAGLQMNSH, encoded by the exons ATGGAGACACTGCCTTTCTGTTGTTCTTTGGTTTCATGTTACCGATTGAGTAGTTTAGATTGTAAATCTTTAGGAAACAACTTTAGTTTGAGGCAGTCCAGAGCTCTTGTAAATGGAAGAACTGTTGTTATGTTTGCCAGTGCAAAATCAATGGCAAGTTTTGGAACTCCATGTCAAGATAGTTATGAGATTGAGAACCTTTACAAGAAAGAAGGTGCCAGATTACTAGGTCTGCTTGAAGAATATTCAAATCATGCTTCTTCTCAGAGCGCGAAAGATAATTGCAATTATTATGTAGCTGATGGAAATACAGGCTTAAGAGGAGTGTCTACAGAGGCTGATGAAGTTACAAAAATTTTGATCCCTGGATTGCCTGAGGGATCTGATGGTAATAATGGTTCTCCAATTAGTAGTTGTTTCTGGGAATGGAAGCCTAAGTTGTCTGTGCATTATGAGAAATCGGGGTCAGAAAATGTTGGTGCGCCGGCTGTGTTATTTCTTCCTGGTTTTGGTGTTGGAACTTTTCACTATGAAAAGCAATTAAGAGATCTTGGTCAGGAGTACAGAGTTTGGGCTCTGGATTTTCTTGGTCAAGGGATGTCATTGCCGTCTGAAGATCCAGCTCCTTCTGGGAAAATGGGAGATACTTCTGATGAGAAGGAGGTTGCATGGGGTTTTGGAGATGAATCTGAACCATGGGCACATGAGTTGGTTTACTCTGTCGATTTGTGGCAAGACCAAGTGAAACATTTCATAGAAGAG GTTATTGGTGAACCGGTGTACCTTGTGGGCAACTCACTTGGAGGTTTTGTGGCTTCGTACTTCGCAGCATGCAACCCACAACTAGTGAAGGGGGTAACATTGCTTAATGCAACACCATTTTGGGGCTTTCTCCCGAACCCTATCAGATCGCCGCAATTATCCAAAATTTTCCCCTGGGCGGGAACATTCCCTTTGCCTGAAAATGTGAAGAAGCTCACACAATTCGT ATGGCAGAAGATAAGCGACCCAGTAAGTATACAAGAGGTTCTGAAACAAGTCTATGCAGACCACTCAATTAAGGTTGACAATGTCTTCTCACGTATAATTGAAACAACACAACACCCTGCAGCAGCAGCTGCATTTGCATCAATAATGTTTGCACCAAAAGGACAGTTATCTTTCCAGGAAGCCTTGTCTAG GTGCAAAATGCAATCTGTTCCCATTTGTCTGATGTATGGTAAGGAAGACCCTTGGGTGCGACCTGTGTGGGGACTTAAAGTGAAGCACCAATTACCTGAAGCGCCGTATTATGAGATTAGCCCCGCAGGACACTGCCCACATGATGAAGTTCCTGAG GTTGTGAACTATTTACTCCGCGGATGGATCAAGAACCTCGAGTCACAAGGTTCTGCCTCATTGCCTCTCCTTGAAGAACTGAAATCCATTAAATATGGTGTCTCTAGAGAACTTGAGTACATTAATGACGGCACACGGAAGTCTGTTCAAGTGCGTGCCTATGGATCGAAATTCTCAATCTGGAACATGATAAGGTCTTTCATGAAGTCCAGATCTGCAGGCTTGCAAATGAACTCTCACTAG
- the LOC120283503 gene encoding probable glycerol-3-phosphate dehydrogenase [NAD(+)] 1, cytosolic, whose amino-acid sequence MVGNVDGSHSAPLSNGSLHGSNGAEEKLDELRRLLGKSDGDLLKIVGVGAGAWGSVFAALLQDAYGHLREKVQVRIWRRPGRSVDKSTAEHLFEVINSREDVLRRLIRRCAYLKYVEARLGDRTLYADEILKDGFCLNMIDTPLCPMKVVTNLQEAVWDADIVVNGLPSTETREVFEEISRYWKERITYPIIISLAKGIEAALDPEPRIITPTQMINHATGVPMENILYLGGPNIASEIYNKEYANARICGADKWRKPLAKFLRQPHFIVWDNSDLVTHEVMGGLKNVYAIGAGMVAALTNESATSKSVYFAHCTSEMIFITHLLTEEPEKLAGPLLADTYVTLLKGRNAWYGQMLAKGELSPDMGDSIKGKGMIQGVSAVGAFYELLSQSSLSILHPDENKPVAPVELCPILKTLYKILIKRELATGAILQALRDETMNDPRERIEMAHSHAFYRPSLLGKP is encoded by the exons ATGGTTGGCAATGTAGATGGATCCCATAGTGCTCCTCTTTCAAATGGCTCCCTTCATGGCTCCAATGGTGCCGAAGAGAAGCTTGATGAGCTCCGCCGTCTCCTTGGAAAATCAGATGGTGATCTTCTAAAGATAGTTGGTGTCGGCGCAGGCGCTTGGGGCAGTGTCTTTGCAGCATTGTTGCAGGATGCTTATGGGCATCTGCGTGAAAAGGTGCAGGTTAGGATATGGCGGAGGCCGGGAAGGTCTGTGGATAAGTCCACTGCTGAGCATCTTTTTGAGGTCATTAACTCAAGGGAGGATGTGTTGAGGAGGTTGATACGGCGATGTGCATACTTGAAATATGTTGAGGCTCGGCTTGGAGATCGCACATTGTATGCAGATGAGATCTTGAAGGATGGCTTTTGCTTGAACATGATTGATACACCACTTTGCCCGATGAAGGTGGTGACCAACCTGCAGGAGGCTGTGTGGGATGCTGACATTGTAGTGAATGGTTTGCCTTCTACTGAGACTAGAGAGGTGTTCGAGGAGATCAGTAGGTATTGGAAGGAAAGGATTACTTATCCTATCATTATCTCACTGGCAAAAGGTATTGAAGCGGCTTTGGATCCTGAACCCCGGATAATCACTCCGACACAGATGATCAACCATGCAA CTGGAGTGCCTATGGAGAACATTCTTTATCTTGGTGGTCCAAACATTGCTTCAGAGATTTATAACAAGGAATATGCTAATGCTCGAATTTGTGGAGCTGATAAGTGGAGGAAGCCTCTTGCTAAATTTTTGAGGCAGCCACATTTTATTGTATGGGACAACAGTGATCTTGTCACACATGAAGTTATGGGTGGCTTGAAGAATGTTTATGCTATCGGTGCTG GAATGGTAGCAGCTCTGACCAATGAGAGTGCAACAAGCAAATCGGTATACTTTGCTCACTGCACATCTGAAATGATATTCATCACTCACCTACTGACAGAAGAGCCTGAAAAACTGGCCGGTCCATTGCTAGCTGACACTTATGTGACCTTATTGAAAGGTCGTAATGCATGGTATGGCCAGATGCTTGCCAAGGGGGAGTTGAGCCCTGACATGGGTGACAGCATCAAAGGCAAAGGAATGATTCAG GGTGTCTCTGCAGTTGGTGCATTTTATGAGCTTCTTAGTCAGTCCAGCTTAAGTATATTGCATCCTGATGAAAATAAGCCTGTAGCTCCAGTTGAGCTCTGCCCTATTCTGAAGACATTATACAAGATATTGATTAAGAG GGAGCTCGCAACAGGGGCCATTCTTCAAGCATTGCGAGATGAAACAATGAACGATCCTCGTGAACGTATAGAGATGGCACACAGCCATGCCTTTTACAGACCCTCACTTCTCGGCAAACCGTGA
- the LOC120249365 gene encoding uncharacterized protein LOC120249365: MELRVQPLAQQGEMVIAVNLLRDLFEIRSRDGKEAIAWRELSSVAFIPPPSSPEAAATPPKSPEKSRVLILGGTGRVGGSTATALSKLCPSLQVLIAGRNRERGDALASKLGDNFQFVGVDIDNVKALEAAMEGVDLVVHTAGPFQQAEKCNVLEAAISTKTAYLDVCDDTKYAWRAKSFHKEAVSAGIPAITSGGIYPGVSNVMAAELVRAARSEEAGEPERLRFSYYTAGSGGVGPTILATSFLLLGEDVVAYNKGEKIKLKPYSGMLNIDFGKGIRKRDVYLLNLPEVTTAHKILGVPTVSARFGTSPFFWNWGMEAIVKFVPVDILRDRSKVQKLVQLFDPLVRAVDGIAGERVSLRVDLECSNRRNTVALFSHRKLSISVGYCTAAFALAILEGSTQPGVWFPEEPEGIAVEQRNLLLNRASEGTINFILNKPPWMVETDPKEVGLGIYI; the protein is encoded by the exons ATGGAATTACGAGTTCAGCCATTAGCTCAACAAGGTGAAATGGTTATAGCCGTTAATTTGCTTAGAGATCTGTTTGAGATCAGATCTCGAGATGGGAAAGA AGCTATAGCATGGCGCGAGCTCTCCTCCGTTGCTTTCATCCCTCCTCCTTCCTCGCCGGAAGCAGCGGCAACGCCGCCGAAAAGTCCGGAGAAATCACGGGTCCTCATCCTCGGTGGCACGGGGCGTGTCGGGGGCTCCACGGCCACCGCCCTCTCCAAGCTCTGCCCTTCTCTCCAAGTCCTCATCGCTGGGAGGAACAG GGAGAGAGGTGATGCTTTGGCATCAAAACTTGGTGATAATTTCCAATTTGTTGGGGTTGACATTGATAATGTCAAAGCGTTAGAAGCAGCAATGGAAG GGGTGGATCTAGTAGTTCATACTGCAGGGCCTTTTCAACAGGCAGAGAAGTGCAATGTGTTAGAAGCTGCAATCTCTACCAAG ACAGCATATTTGGATGTCTGTGATGATACAAAGTATGCTTGGCGAGCAAAATCTTTTCACAAGGAGGCAGTTTCTGCTGGTATTCCAGCAATAACATCTGGTGGCATTTATCCTGGAGTGAGCAATG TTATGGCAGCTGAGCTAGTGCGTGCAGCCAGAAGTGAAGAAGCCGGAGAACCAGAAAGGCTAAG ATTCTCCTATTACACTGCAGGTTCTGGCGGAGTTGGCCCTACCATATTAGCTACAAGTTTTTTACTGCTTGGCGAAGATGTTGTTGCCTATAATAAAG gagaaaaaatcaaattaaagccATATAGTGGCATGCTCAACATCGACTTTGGTAAAGGGATTCGGAAAAGAGATGTTTACTTGTT GAACTTGCCTGAAGTTACCACTGCACACAAAATCTTAGGTGTGCCGACTGTCAGTGCTCGATTCGGTACGTCTCCTTTCTTCTGGAATTGGGGAATGGAGGCTATAGTAAAATTTGTCCCTGTG GACATCCTGAGGGATAGGAGTAAAGTTCAAAAACTAGTTCAACTCTTTGACCCTCTGGTGAGGGCCGTAGATGGCATTGCAGGAGAGCGTGTATCATTGAGG GTGGACTTGGAGTGCTCAAATAGACGAAATACAGTTGCTTTGTTCAGTCATAGAAAACTCTCGAT ATCGGTGGGATACTGTACTGCTGCTTTTGCACTTGCCATTCTTGAAGGGAGTACTCAACCGGGTGTTTGGTTCCCGGAGGAG CCAGAGGGAATTGCTGTTGAGCAAAGAAACTTGCTTCTCAATCGTGCATCCGAGGGAACGATAAATTTCATACTGAacaa GCCTCCATGGATGGTGGAAACTGATCCAAAGGAGGTTGGCTTAGGGATATACATTTGA
- the LOC120283502 gene encoding LOW QUALITY PROTEIN: probable calcium-transporting ATPase 8, plasma membrane-type (The sequence of the model RefSeq protein was modified relative to this genomic sequence to represent the inferred CDS: deleted 1 base in 1 codon), producing the protein MESYLREHFELPPKNPSVEAQRRWRSAVGQIVKNRRRRFRHVPDLDKRSEVEAKKRKIQEKIRVALYVQKAALTFIEAVAKKDYKLPKEAKDAGFDIGADELASIVSGHDIKSLKFHGGVEGISRKVSVSVDDGVNSSDLSIRQNIFGVNRYIEKPSRSFWMFVWDALQDLTLIILMVCAAISVVVGLSTEGWPKGMYDGLGIILSILLVVGVTAVSDYKQSLQFKALDAEKKKIFIQVTRDGCRQKVSIYDLVVGDVVHLSIGDQVPADGLFISGYSFLIDESSLSGESEPVYISEEKPFLLAGTKVQDGSAKMLVISVGMRTEWGRLMETLSQGGEDETPLQVKLNGVATIIGKIGLAFATLTFLVLLVRFLIDKAVSVGLLTWHPDDALTILNYFAIAVTIIVVAVPEGLPLAVTLSLAFAMKKLMDDKALVRHLSACETMGSASCICSDKTGTLTTNHMVVDKYWICDVSKSCKGDGTADELKSLVSEKVLSILLQCIFQNTGSEVVRGKDGKNTILGSPTETAVLEFGLHLEGVDAQRQHHDCRKLKVEPFNSVKKKMSVLVSVCGGGVRAFCKGASEIILQMCDKMIDSDGNTVPLSEEKTKDIMNVINNFACEALRTLCLAFKDMDGSYNADGIPIDGYTLIAVIGIKDPVRPGVKEAVQTCIAAGITVRMVTGDNINTAKAIAKECGIFTDDGLAMEGSEFRSKSPEEMKTLIPKLQVLARSLPLDKHTLVTNLRKTLDEVVAVTGDGTNDAPALHEADIGLAMGIAGTEVAKENADVIVMDDNFSTIINVAKWGRAVYINIQKFVQFQLTVNVVALMVNFVSACITGSAPLTAVQLLWVNMIMDTLGALALATEPPNDEMMKRPPISKGQHFITRTMWKNIMGQSIYQLAVLGVLLFDGKQLLKLTGPDADAVLNTFIFNTFVFCQVFNEINSRDMEKINVFRGIFSSWIFAVVLVATAAFQVVIVEFLGAFASTVPLNWHLWLLTILIGAISMIIAVILKCIPAEKPKFSAHDANGYEPLPEGPEMV; encoded by the exons ATGGAGAGTTATTTGAGGGAACACTTCGAATTGCCGCCGAAGAATCCATCGGTAGAGGCGCAACGAAGGTGGCGCTCCGCCGTTGGCCAGATCGTCAAGAACCGGCGACGACGTTTCCGGCATGTTCCCGACCTTGACAAGCGCTCTGAGGTTGAGGCCAAGAAGCGCAAGATCCAG GAGAAAATTAGAGTGGCTCTATATGTTCAAAAGGCTGCCCTTACCTTCATTGAGG CTGTAGCTAAGAAGGATTACAAGCTTCCAAAAGAGGCAAAAGATGCTGGATTTGACATTGGTGCCGATGAATTGGCATCAATAGTTAGTGGCCATGATATCAAGAGCTTGAAATTTCATGGAGGTGTTGAAGGTATTTCAAGGAAAGTTTCTGTTTCAGTTGATGATGGGGTAAATTCCAGTGATTTATCTATAAGACAGAATATTTTTGGTGTCAACCGGTACATTGAGAAGCCCTCCAGAAGTTTTTGGATGTTTGTCTGGGATGCGTTACAAGACCTGACTTTGATCATTCTTATGGTTTGTGCTGCAATTTCTGTAGTGGTGGGACTTTCCACTGAAGGATGGCCAAAGGGTATGTATGATGGACTCGGCATCATACTGAGTATTTTATTAGTTGTCGGTGTAACTGCTGTAAGTGACTATAAACAGTCACTACAATTTAAGGCTTTAGAtgcagaaaagaaaaagatatttattCAGGTGACCAGAGATGGCTGTAGACAGAAGGTCTCCATCTATGATTTGGTAGTTGGTGATGTTGTTCATCTGTCGATAGGAGATCAAGTTCCAGCAGATGGTCTTTTTATATCTGGTTATTCTTTCTTGATTGATGAATCAAGCTTGTCTGGTGAAAGTGAGCCTGTTTATATTTCTGAAGAGAAGCCCTTTCTTTTGGCTGGGACCAAAGTGCAGGATGGTTCCGCTAAAATGTTGGTGATCTCTGTGGGCATGAGGACAGAATGGGGGCGATTAATGGAGACTTTGAGCCAGGGGGGAGAGGATGAAACACCTTTGCAGGTTAAACTAAATGGTGTAGCAACTATTATTGGAAAGATTGGTTTGGCATTTGCAACATTAACATTTCTAGTCCTTTTGGTTAGATTCTTGATTGATAAGGCTGTAAGTGTTGGGCTGCTGACATGGCATCCAGATGATGCCCTGACAATACTGAATTATTTTGCCATTGCCGTGACTATAATTGTTGTTGCAGTTCCTGAAGGGCTGCCTCTGGCTGTGACTTTGAGTTTGGCCTTTGCAATGAAAAAGCTTATGGATGATAAGGCACTTGTTAGGCACTTGTCAGCATGTGAGACAATGGGGTCAGCAAGTTGCATTTGCAGTGATAAAACTGGAACTTTGACAACTAACCACATGGTAGTTGATAAGTATTGGATATGTGACGTATCTAAATCATGCAAGGGTGATGGGACTGCTGATGAACTCAAGTCTTTAGTGTCCGAGAAGGTTTTAAGCATTCTTCTTCAGTGCATCTTTCAGAATACTGGCTCTGAGGTTGTAAGGGGAAAAGATGGTAAAAACACGATATTGGGGTCACCTACTGAAACAGCTGTTTTGGAATTTGGACTGCACTTGGAAGGTGTTGACGCCCAACGGCAACATCATGATTGCAGAAAACTAAAGGTTGAACCTTTCAATTCAGTTAAGAAGAAGATGTCTGTGTTGGTATCAGTATGTGGTGGGGGTGTTCGCGCTTTCTGTAAGGGTGCATCTGAAATCATCTTGCAGATGTGTGACAAGATGATTGATAGCGATGGAAATACTGTTCCATTGTCAGAAGAAAAGACAAAGGATATCATGaatgttattaataattttgcCTGTGAAGCTCTAAGAACACTTTGCCTAGCCTTTAAGGATATGGATGGCTCTTACAATGCAGATGGCATC CCTATTGATGGTTATACACTAATAGCTGTCATTGGTATCAAAGATCCAGTTCGCCCTGGAGTCAAGGAGGCAGTGCAAACATGTATTGCTGCGGGTATTACTGTACGAATGGTGACTGGAGACAATATCAATACTGCTAAAGCCATAGCTAAAGAGTGTGGCATATTTACTGATGATGGGTTAGCTATGGAAGGTTCAGAGTTTAGAAGCAAGAGTCCTGAAGAGATGAAGACTTTAATACCAAAGCTTCAG GTACTGGCTCGATCCTTACCCTTGGATAAGCACACATTAGTGACAAACTTGAGGAAGACGCTGGATGAAGTGGTTGCAGTTACCGGTGATGGAACTAATGATGCTCCTGCACTGCATGAAGCAGATATTGGTCTAGCAATGGGCATTGCTGGCACAGAG GTTGCGAAGGAGAATGCTGATGTCATTGTCATGGATGACAACTTCTCTACAATTATTAATGTAGCCAAATGGGGCCGTGCAGTTTACATTAACATTCAGAAGTTTGTGCAATTTCAGCTTACTGTTAATGTTGTTGCCTTGATGGTCAATTTTGTGTCAGCATGTATCACTG GGAGTGCTCCTCTTACTGCTGTTCAGTTACTTTGGGTTAACATGATTATGGATACCCTTGGTGCTTTGGCATTAGCGACCGAGCCTCCAAATGATGAAATGATGAAGAGACCCCCCATTAGCAAGGGTCAACATTTTATCACAAGGACTATGTGGAAGAATATCATGGGCCAAAGTATATATCAGCTGGCTGTGCTTGGAGTTCTCTTGTTTGATGGGAAGCAGCTTCTGAAGCTTACCGGTCCGGATGCAGATGCTGTTCTCAATACATTCATATTCAATACTTTCGTGTTTTGTCAG GTATTCAACGAAATTAATAGCCGGGATATGGAGAAGATCAATGTCTTCCGTGGAATATTTAGCAGCTGGATCTTCGCTGTCGTCTTAGTTGCCACTGCTGCGTTCCAAGTAGTAATAGTGGAATTCCTCGGCGCTTTTGCAAGCACAGTCCCATTGAACTGGCATTTGTGGTTACTAACCATCCTCATCGGCGCAATCAGCATGATTATAGCAGTTATTTTGAAGTGCATTCCTGCTGAGAAGCCCAAGTTTTCAGCTCATGATGCCAACGGCTATGAACCACTCCCCGAAGGCCCAGAAATGGTGTAG
- the LOC120283504 gene encoding calcium-binding protein CBP-like → MSGFPHGSSGAGNPYGRPPAGQPYYGPPSAYGGPSQYGSPFASLVPSTFPPGTDPNVVACFQASDQDGSGFIDDYELQRALSSYNQSFSMRTVHLLMYLFTSSNTRKIGPKEFTSLFYSLQNWRNIFERFDRDRSGKIDSSELREALLSMGYAVSPVVLDLLVSKFDKTGGKNRAIEYDNFIECCLTVKGLTEKFKEKDTSYSGSATFSYESFMLTVLPFLIA, encoded by the exons ATGTCCGGCTTTCCCCATGGCTCCTCCGGCGCCGGCAATCCTTACGGCCGGCCGCCGGCGGGGCAGCCCTACTATGGCCCTCCTTCGGCATACGGTGGCCCTTCGCAGTACGGGAGCCCCTTTGCATCCTTGGTGCCGTCGACGTTCCCTCCGGGAACGGACCCCAACGTGGTGGCGTGTTTCCAGGCTTCGGATCAAGATGGGAGTGGATTCATCGATGATTATGAGCTCCAGAGGGCGCTCTCGTCGTATAACCAGAGCTTCAGCATGAGGACTGTTCATCTTCTGATGTACCTATTCACCTCCTCGAACACTCGCAAGATCG GGCCGAAGGAATTCACCTCCTTGTTCTACAGCCTTCAGAACTGGCGG AACATATTTGAGAGATTTGATCGTGATCGAAGTGGTAAGATTGATTCCTCAGAGCTTCGGGAAGCGCTGCTTAGCATGGGATATGCTGTTTCCCCAGTTGTACTGGACTTGCTTGTCTCCAAGTTTGATAAGACCGGCGGCAAGAACAGGGCCATTGAATATGATAACTTCATTGA GTGCTGCCTTACTGTGAAG GGTTTGACGGAGAAGTTCAAGGAGAAGGATACATCGTACAGTGGCTCGGCGACTTTCTCTTATGAGTCCTTCATGCTAACCGTGCTTCCATTTCTCATTGCTTAG
- the LOC120249705 gene encoding basic leucine zipper 23-like: MESVDEGEVDLQAQILLSNTDMQSSFDEFLRNTTTCTHTHTCNPPGPSTANHTHTCYHTHTQVFATSEGEGDDEGEAKKPRKPLGNREAVRKYREKKKAHAAYLEEEVKKLRLLNQQLLKKLQGHAALEVEVVRLRSLLVDIRAKIDGELGAYPFQRQCSSNGKVFRCSSDSQCVHETPAVVGWEGGCMPAIINCQSGQNLEVVNSMDVFGSLVSSSSQAE, translated from the coding sequence ATGGAGTCTGTGGATGAAGGAGAAGTTGATCTTCAAGCTCAAATACTTCTATCAAACACTGACATGCAAAGTAGCTTTGATGAGTTTTTAAGAAACACAACAACATGCACACACACTCACACCTGCAACCCCCCGGGGCCTTCGACAGCAAACCACACGCATACTTGTTACCACACTCATACTCAAGTGTTTGCCACTagtgaaggagaaggagatgatgAGGGAGAAGCCAAGAAGCCACGGAAACCATTGGGGAACCGAGAGGCTGTGAGGAAGtatagggagaagaagaaggcgcACGCCGCCTATTTGGAAGAGGAAGTGAAGAAACTGCGACTGTTGAATCAGCAACTTTTGAAGAAATTGCAAGGACATGCTGCATTAGAAGTCGAGGTGGTTCGATTGAGAAGTCTTTTGGTTGATATCCGAGCGAAGATTGATGGTGAATTAGGTGCTTATCCTTTTCAGAGGCAATGCAGCAGCAATGGCAAAGTTTTTCGGTGCAGTTCTGATTCACAATGCGTCCATGAAACTCCTGCCGTTGTCGGTTGGGAAGGAGGCTGCATGCCTGCTATCATCAATTGCCAAAGTGGGCAGAATTTAGAAGTTGTGAACTCCATGGATGTCTTCGGAAGCTTGGTCTCGTCTTCATCTCAAGCAGAATAA